The proteins below are encoded in one region of Firmicutes bacterium HGW-Firmicutes-1:
- the hydF gene encoding [FeFe] hydrogenase H-cluster maturation GTPase HydF, with protein MSLNNTPRSNRIHIAFFGRRNAGKSSIINAVTGQDLALVSEVLGTTTDPVYKSMELLPLGPVVMIDTAGLDDEGQLGELRVAKTREVMKKTDIAIIVIDSTRTEMDLELEWIQELKEKKIPIVGALNKIDLLEDVNKVADTLADELKIPLIQVSAITKKGIHKLKEKMALLVPEEQDKFCIVGDLIRPGDLVILVTPIDKAAPKGRLILPQQQTIRDILESDAIAIVTKEHELRDTFDKLNQKPKLVITDSQAFLKVAADTPPDVMMTSFSILFARYKGDLEQMVAGVKAIEKLQDGDKILICEACTHHKQSDDIGTVKIPRWIRQKTGKNIQFDHLSGNDFDENLEGYQLIIHCGGCMLNAQAMKGRMSEAKKLNVNITNYGVVIAYVHGILDRALEPFPMAKLTYNRS; from the coding sequence ATGAGCTTAAACAATACACCAAGATCAAATAGAATTCACATAGCTTTTTTTGGAAGAAGGAATGCAGGAAAATCAAGTATTATCAATGCTGTGACGGGACAAGATTTGGCTCTTGTTTCTGAAGTGCTTGGAACAACAACGGATCCAGTATATAAATCTATGGAACTTTTGCCTCTTGGTCCGGTCGTTATGATTGATACAGCGGGACTAGATGATGAAGGACAGCTGGGAGAACTAAGAGTAGCCAAAACGAGAGAGGTTATGAAGAAAACGGATATAGCCATTATTGTAATAGATAGTACAAGAACGGAAATGGATTTAGAACTTGAATGGATACAGGAGCTGAAGGAAAAGAAAATTCCGATTGTAGGAGCTTTAAATAAAATAGATTTGCTTGAAGATGTAAATAAAGTTGCAGATACGTTAGCAGATGAATTGAAAATACCCCTTATTCAAGTTTCAGCAATAACGAAAAAGGGTATTCATAAATTAAAAGAAAAAATGGCGTTACTAGTACCAGAAGAGCAAGATAAGTTTTGCATTGTTGGTGACTTAATAAGACCAGGTGATTTGGTGATCCTAGTTACTCCGATTGATAAGGCTGCTCCTAAAGGTAGACTTATTCTTCCTCAACAGCAGACGATAAGAGATATTTTAGAAAGTGATGCAATTGCTATTGTGACCAAGGAGCATGAGCTTCGAGATACCTTTGATAAACTAAATCAAAAGCCCAAATTGGTAATCACTGATTCACAAGCTTTCTTAAAGGTTGCTGCTGATACACCACCAGACGTAATGATGACATCCTTTTCAATCCTTTTTGCTAGATATAAGGGTGATCTTGAACAAATGGTCGCAGGTGTTAAGGCAATAGAGAAATTACAGGATGGCGACAAAATATTAATATGTGAAGCGTGTACCCATCACAAGCAATCAGATGACATTGGGACTGTAAAGATTCCTAGATGGATTAGGCAAAAGACGGGTAAGAATATTCAATTCGATCATTTATCTGGAAATGATTTTGATGAAAACCTTGAAGGGTATCAGCTGATTATTCATTGTGGTGGTTGTATGCTCAATGCACAAGCAATGAAAGGTAGAATGAGTGAGGCTAAAAAATTGAATGTGAATATAACCAATTATGGTGTTGTTATAGCATATGTTCACGGCATATTAGATAGGGCATTAGAGCCATTTCCGATGGCGAAGCTAACTTATAATCGTTCATAG
- a CDS encoding [FeFe] hydrogenase H-cluster radical SAM maturase HydG: MENFIDNKKIFGLLDEAKNVHSEEINNIIAKAEKCEGLSALETAVLLNVEDDETLAKMYKAAGTIKEKIYGNRIVMFAPLYVSNYCINGCTYCGYKCSNQFSRRKLTDEEISNEVKKIQDMGHKRIVLEAGEDDENCSIDYILNSMKVIYETKTDKGSIRRINVNIAGTSVENYEKLKEAGIGTYTLFQETYHLETYNKFHLYGPKSDFTYHLTTMDRAMKGGIDDVGIGALFGLYDYKFEVMGMMMHKEHLEEVFGVGPHTMSVPRLRKADDVDQHDFPYLVSDRDFKKIVAIIRLAVPYTGIILSTREEPAFREEVIEVGVSQISAGSKTDVGGYNDEDIMGEQFELADHRPSSEIIKSLCEQGYLPSFCTACYRSGRTGDRFMQVAKTGQIHNLCLPNALMTFKEYLEDYSNEEMKKLGEEVIAKHIDDIESEKVKTLTKERLKNIEEGKRDLFL; the protein is encoded by the coding sequence ATGGAAAATTTTATCGATAATAAAAAGATATTTGGTTTGCTCGATGAAGCAAAGAATGTTCATTCAGAGGAGATAAACAATATTATTGCAAAAGCTGAAAAGTGTGAAGGCTTATCAGCCCTTGAAACGGCAGTGCTATTGAATGTTGAAGATGATGAAACTTTGGCTAAGATGTATAAAGCTGCAGGAACGATTAAGGAAAAAATATATGGCAATAGAATCGTTATGTTTGCCCCTTTATATGTTTCAAATTATTGCATCAATGGTTGTACCTATTGTGGGTATAAATGTAGCAATCAATTTAGTAGACGAAAGCTTACAGATGAGGAAATAAGTAATGAGGTTAAAAAAATACAAGACATGGGACATAAGAGAATCGTTTTAGAAGCAGGGGAAGATGATGAAAATTGTTCTATTGATTATATATTAAATTCCATGAAGGTCATTTATGAAACAAAGACAGATAAGGGTAGTATTAGAAGAATAAATGTTAATATTGCAGGAACATCAGTTGAAAATTATGAAAAACTGAAAGAAGCAGGGATTGGAACCTATACCTTATTTCAAGAAACCTATCACTTGGAAACCTATAATAAATTTCATTTGTATGGACCTAAATCAGATTTTACATACCACCTAACTACTATGGATCGTGCAATGAAAGGTGGAATTGATGATGTAGGTATTGGTGCGCTTTTTGGTTTGTATGATTATAAATTCGAAGTTATGGGAATGATGATGCATAAAGAACATCTTGAAGAGGTTTTCGGGGTTGGTCCTCATACAATGTCAGTACCAAGACTTAGAAAAGCGGATGACGTTGATCAACATGATTTTCCATATCTTGTTTCGGATAGAGATTTTAAAAAGATTGTTGCAATTATTAGATTAGCAGTTCCGTATACAGGCATTATTCTATCTACAAGAGAAGAACCTGCTTTTAGAGAAGAAGTTATTGAGGTTGGTGTATCACAAATAAGTGCTGGATCTAAAACAGATGTTGGTGGTTATAATGATGAGGATATTATGGGCGAACAATTTGAATTGGCAGATCATCGACCATCTTCAGAGATTATTAAAAGCTTATGTGAACAAGGATATTTACCAAGCTTTTGTACTGCCTGTTATAGATCTGGAAGAACTGGAGATCGATTTATGCAGGTTGCAAAAACTGGTCAAATTCACAACCTTTGCTTACCAAATGCACTTATGACCTTTAAAGAATACTTAGAAGACTATTCAAATGAAGAAATGAAGAAGCTTGGGGAAGAAGTAATTGCTAAGCATATTGATGATATCGAAAGCGAAAAGGTAAAAACCTTAACGAAGGAACGACTTAAGAACATTGAAGAAGGCAAGAGAGATTTGTTTTTATAG
- a CDS encoding FAD-dependent oxidoreductase → MEQIEHISFWEQSMKSTEYPKLDRRIKVNTAIIGGGIFGLTSALLLMKEGVDVAVFEANKLGSGATGSTTAKVTSQHRLIYQDIISEQGDEHALQYATANQGAIKKIKDIIQELKIDCDYKEQKSYVFATTEKGLKKVQKEYDAAIKLNLPASIVTESSLPFECEAALCFDGQGMFHPLKYLFGISDILRDKKIPVYENTRIIEVDGNGPFVLTTDDGVEVEAEKVIIATKYPILNKKGLLVVKLYVMRTYIVAGYSSKLHLDGMYINAEDPVRSLRSYTQDDKELILVVGASHQTGECKDTTKLYEELIAYAKKLDPDFDVKYKWSTQDCLSLDSIPYIGSLSEDLSQIYVGTGFSKWGMTNGTVAAMIISDFILGRNNPWKEVFDPKRGFSLKTSKELLVQGVDLTGDLIKTVLPVDAVELIDIKKGEGKVIEYNNEKVGVFRDGNGNVFGIDPTCRHLGCQVTFNNAEKTWDCPCHGSRYHFQGGVIEAPAVHALEQREIGESGD, encoded by the coding sequence ATGGAACAAATAGAACACATATCCTTTTGGGAGCAATCAATGAAAAGTACCGAGTATCCAAAGTTAGATCGTAGAATCAAAGTAAACACAGCAATCATAGGTGGAGGTATTTTTGGTTTAACCTCGGCATTACTTCTTATGAAAGAAGGTGTAGATGTAGCAGTATTTGAAGCAAACAAGTTAGGAAGCGGTGCAACTGGGAGCACAACAGCAAAGGTTACTTCGCAGCACAGGCTGATCTACCAAGATATTATATCAGAGCAGGGTGATGAGCATGCACTTCAATATGCTACGGCAAACCAAGGAGCAATAAAAAAAATAAAGGACATTATTCAGGAATTAAAAATAGATTGCGATTATAAAGAACAAAAAAGCTATGTTTTTGCTACTACTGAAAAAGGTCTGAAAAAGGTTCAAAAGGAATACGATGCTGCCATTAAACTTAATTTGCCAGCTTCTATTGTAACGGAAAGCTCTCTGCCTTTTGAATGTGAAGCTGCATTATGTTTCGACGGACAAGGAATGTTTCACCCCTTAAAATATTTGTTTGGCATTTCTGATATTCTAAGGGATAAGAAAATTCCTGTATATGAAAACACTCGTATTATTGAGGTAGATGGTAATGGACCGTTTGTATTGACAACGGATGATGGAGTTGAAGTAGAAGCTGAAAAAGTGATAATCGCAACGAAATATCCTATTCTGAACAAGAAAGGATTGTTAGTTGTTAAACTATATGTTATGCGTACTTATATAGTTGCAGGGTATTCATCAAAATTACATTTAGATGGAATGTATATCAATGCAGAAGATCCGGTTCGTTCTTTAAGATCGTATACGCAGGATGATAAAGAACTTATACTTGTTGTTGGCGCCAGCCATCAAACTGGTGAATGTAAAGATACGACAAAGCTATATGAAGAACTAATCGCCTATGCTAAAAAACTAGATCCTGACTTTGATGTTAAATACAAATGGTCTACACAAGATTGTCTATCCTTGGATAGTATCCCTTATATTGGAAGCCTGTCGGAGGACTTATCCCAAATATATGTTGGAACAGGTTTTTCGAAATGGGGAATGACAAATGGAACAGTAGCGGCAATGATCATTAGTGATTTTATACTTGGAAGGAACAATCCGTGGAAGGAGGTATTTGATCCGAAAAGAGGCTTTAGCTTAAAGACTTCAAAAGAATTGTTAGTGCAAGGGGTTGATCTAACGGGTGATCTAATAAAAACGGTTTTGCCAGTAGATGCGGTAGAATTAATTGATATTAAGAAGGGTGAAGGAAAGGTGATAGAGTATAATAATGAAAAGGTTGGGGTATTTAGAGATGGTAACGGCAATGTATTTGGAATAGATCCAACCTGTAGACACTTGGGGTGCCAAGTAACGTTTAATAATGCGGAAAAAACGTGGGATTGTCCTTGTCATGGTTCAAGGTATCATTTTCAAGGAGGAGTTATTGAAGCTCCAGCTGTACATGCATTAGAGCAAAGGGAGATAGGCGAAAGTGGGGATTAA
- a CDS encoding aspartate ammonia-lyase (catalyzes the formation of fumarate from aspartate) — MRIEKDQLGQMKLPKEAHYGIHTARALDNFAISGKSVRASLLLAIIEVKKAAAMANMKVGLLEERLGNAIVDVCNEFIDKDIESPLWKDLFTDAFQGGAGTSTNMNVNEVLANAAIERLEGQLGDYSIIHPINHVNLSQSTNDVYPTALRIAAVRQTRMLSEVLSKLQESLQEKENTFSSVIKLGRTQLMDALPITVGQEFGAWARAISRDRWRIYKVEERLRETNMGGTAVGTGLNAPLEYIYTVTDLIQRNTGLGLCRSDYLMDSTQNMDVFVEVSGLLKALAVNLIKIASDLRLLGSGPAGGLGEIKLPQLQAGSSIMPGKVNPVMCEMITQVGLRVIGNDSCITGAAMMGQLELNAFSPLVAEALLDSFELLYNGVTLFREKCIEGIEVDTKRCMENLEYSSALATALIHHIGYDRGCEIAKKAQLEKKTVRQVALEEGIMDEETLDKILNVYQVTAPGIPGKE; from the coding sequence ATGAGGATTGAAAAAGATCAGCTAGGACAAATGAAACTTCCAAAAGAAGCTCATTATGGAATACATACAGCTAGAGCCTTAGACAATTTTGCAATTAGTGGCAAAAGTGTTAGAGCCAGCTTATTACTAGCAATTATAGAGGTTAAAAAAGCAGCTGCAATGGCGAATATGAAGGTTGGGTTACTTGAAGAACGATTAGGAAATGCTATTGTGGATGTTTGTAATGAATTTATTGACAAAGACATTGAGAGTCCCTTATGGAAAGACTTATTTACAGATGCGTTTCAAGGCGGTGCGGGTACTTCGACAAATATGAATGTAAATGAAGTATTGGCAAACGCAGCTATAGAAAGGCTCGAGGGACAGCTAGGAGATTATTCAATCATTCACCCAATTAATCACGTAAATCTTTCTCAATCCACCAATGATGTCTATCCCACCGCGCTTAGAATAGCCGCTGTTAGACAAACAAGAATGCTAAGTGAAGTCTTATCAAAACTACAAGAAAGCTTGCAGGAGAAGGAGAATACCTTTAGTAGTGTTATTAAACTTGGAAGAACGCAACTAATGGATGCACTTCCGATTACAGTTGGTCAAGAATTTGGAGCTTGGGCTAGGGCAATATCACGAGATCGATGGAGAATTTATAAAGTAGAAGAAAGATTAAGAGAAACAAATATGGGAGGCACAGCAGTAGGAACAGGACTCAATGCTCCATTAGAATATATCTACACAGTAACTGATTTAATTCAAAGAAACACGGGGTTAGGTTTATGTAGAAGTGATTATCTAATGGACTCAACTCAAAACATGGATGTGTTTGTTGAAGTATCGGGTCTGTTAAAAGCATTGGCAGTGAACTTGATCAAAATTGCCAGTGATTTAAGGCTCCTAGGTTCTGGCCCAGCTGGTGGATTAGGGGAAATAAAGCTTCCTCAGTTACAAGCAGGCTCTTCGATCATGCCTGGTAAGGTGAATCCAGTTATGTGTGAAATGATTACTCAAGTTGGACTAAGAGTAATTGGAAATGACAGCTGTATTACGGGGGCGGCCATGATGGGGCAATTAGAGCTAAATGCTTTTTCACCTTTGGTAGCTGAGGCACTATTAGATTCCTTTGAGCTTTTGTACAATGGGGTTACATTATTTAGGGAAAAATGCATTGAAGGAATTGAAGTAGATACAAAAAGATGTATGGAAAATCTAGAATATTCATCAGCATTAGCTACAGCGCTTATTCATCATATAGGATATGACAGGGGTTGTGAAATAGCTAAGAAAGCCCAATTAGAAAAAAAGACGGTAAGGCAAGTAGCGTTAGAAGAAGGCATCATGGATGAAGAAACCCTTGACAAAATACTAAACGTATATCAAGTTACAGCACCTGGAATCCCTGGGAAGGAGTAA
- a CDS encoding RNA-binding protein codes for MIELGKVQKLEVMKLATVGAYLNTKNNTVQDNILLPKKQVPVDVAIGDEIEVFVYRDSSDRIISTINRPKILMGEIKKLKVVEVSDIGAFLNWGLEKDLFIPFKEQTQKLQKGYECLVGLYIDKSDRICATMNVYDMLSTESPYKVDDRVRGIIFSINKDMGAFVAIDKKYQGLIPLNELYSDHKYGDEIEARVTKVREDGKIDLSLREKSYMQMDKDADMIYERLVKSGGFLPFDDKTPPSKIKSEFNMSKNAFKTALGRLLKARKICFVKNGIQKL; via the coding sequence ATGATTGAATTAGGAAAAGTACAAAAGTTAGAAGTTATGAAGTTAGCTACAGTGGGTGCTTATTTAAATACAAAAAACAATACAGTACAAGACAATATATTATTACCTAAAAAGCAAGTTCCAGTGGATGTTGCAATTGGTGATGAAATTGAGGTTTTTGTTTATAGAGATTCAAGTGATAGAATTATTTCAACGATTAATAGGCCTAAAATATTAATGGGAGAAATTAAAAAACTTAAAGTAGTTGAAGTATCAGATATTGGTGCATTTTTAAATTGGGGTCTTGAAAAAGACTTATTTATACCATTTAAAGAACAAACACAAAAGCTCCAAAAAGGGTATGAATGTCTAGTTGGCCTATATATAGACAAAAGTGATAGAATATGTGCAACCATGAATGTTTACGATATGCTAAGTACCGAATCTCCATACAAGGTAGATGATAGAGTTAGAGGTATCATTTTTAGTATCAACAAGGACATGGGCGCATTTGTTGCAATAGATAAAAAATATCAAGGATTAATCCCATTAAATGAATTATACAGCGATCATAAATATGGTGATGAAATAGAAGCTAGAGTAACAAAGGTAAGGGAAGATGGAAAGATAGATTTAAGTCTAAGAGAAAAATCATATATGCAAATGGATAAAGATGCGGATATGATTTATGAAAGGTTGGTTAAGAGCGGAGGGTTTTTGCCTTTCGACGATAAAACACCACCTAGTAAAATTAAGTCAGAATTTAACATGAGCAAAAATGCCTTCAAAACTGCACTTGGACGACTACTTAAAGCAAGGAAGATTTGTTTTGTTAAAAATGGTATCCAAAAATTATGA
- a CDS encoding CopG family transcriptional regulator → METRIGVIGIVVEKLEETAQINEVLHQYADIIVGRMGMPYKQKGISVISLIIDGSTDEIGSLTGKLGNIEGVNVKSALSKKTY, encoded by the coding sequence ATGGAAACAAGAATTGGTGTTATAGGTATTGTAGTTGAAAAGCTTGAAGAAACCGCACAGATTAATGAAGTTTTACATCAGTATGCAGATATTATTGTAGGAAGAATGGGTATGCCCTACAAGCAAAAAGGAATTAGCGTTATATCGTTAATTATAGATGGAAGTACAGATGAAATAGGTAGTTTAACGGGTAAGCTTGGTAATATTGAAGGTGTTAATGTGAAAAGTGCTTTATCAAAAAAAACATATTAA
- a CDS encoding ABC transporter ATP-binding protein, translating to MLRLLAYAKPYVGWIMLSLVLVLAVVGIELLRPVLIGTAVDEMIADYKKPYAIVEVTTNDAIAIGDMMVVLDNKIYESKPKGRIVYNEDYTPSYFFVSYLTKDQLLALDESKVIAKEHKYYITIDGVEKEVLPLSDVELKGLRQSDIDKLVKITILFIGALILGMILNYYQTLLLHYTGQKIIYNIRDELFTHVQKLSVQFFNNNSVGKLVTRITNDTETLNEMYTSVIVNSANNILMIIGISIFMFVLDWKLTLIILLVIPLIVIATVLFRHYSIKAYRDVRTKVAALNTFLSEHLSGMKIVQIFTQEDRKMKEFKHSSEELLDAHMKQLILFSIYRPYMYFMYVLGLVIVLGYGGMKVIKGEMSIGTLIIFIQYISIFFEPIQQLAEQFDILQSAMASAEKIFSLLDEEADVRDEDDLIELEEVRGEIEFKNVWFAYDNEDWVLKDVSFTVKSGETVAFVGATGAGKTSILNLISRYYDIQKGDILLDGLSIRKIKVRNLRAHIGQMLQDVFLFTGSIKSNIRLKDESISDEQIVEASTYVNASQFIDKLPRKYDEKVYERGATFSAGQRQLLSFARTLAYNPSVLILDEATSNIDTETEGLIQDALIKLMEGRTTLVVAHRLSTIQHADKIIVLHKGKIKEVGNHQELLAKKGIYYSLYQLQYQEIS from the coding sequence ATATTAAGACTATTAGCATATGCTAAGCCTTATGTTGGATGGATTATGCTCTCTCTTGTATTGGTTCTAGCAGTTGTTGGAATTGAGCTTCTGCGACCAGTATTAATTGGCACAGCGGTAGATGAAATGATTGCTGATTATAAAAAACCCTACGCAATAGTTGAAGTAACCACGAATGATGCAATTGCCATTGGGGACATGATGGTTGTTTTGGATAACAAGATCTATGAAAGCAAGCCTAAGGGTCGAATCGTTTACAACGAAGACTATACACCATCATACTTTTTTGTATCCTATTTGACGAAGGATCAGCTTCTTGCCCTTGATGAAAGCAAAGTGATTGCTAAGGAACATAAATATTACATTACGATAGATGGTGTTGAAAAAGAGGTCCTTCCATTATCTGATGTAGAACTTAAAGGGCTTAGACAAAGTGACATTGATAAACTTGTAAAGATTACCATTTTATTCATCGGTGCGTTAATATTGGGTATGATACTGAACTACTATCAAACATTATTGTTGCATTATACGGGTCAGAAAATTATTTATAATATAAGAGATGAATTGTTTACTCATGTTCAAAAGTTATCTGTTCAATTTTTTAACAATAATTCTGTGGGTAAATTAGTAACAAGGATAACAAATGATACGGAAACCTTGAATGAAATGTATACGAGTGTAATTGTGAATTCCGCTAATAATATATTGATGATTATTGGCATATCAATATTTATGTTTGTTCTTGATTGGAAATTAACGCTTATTATATTATTGGTAATACCACTCATTGTGATCGCGACTGTTTTATTCAGACATTATTCTATAAAAGCATATCGGGATGTACGAACAAAGGTTGCTGCACTTAACACCTTTCTTTCAGAACATTTATCTGGGATGAAGATCGTTCAGATTTTCACACAAGAAGATAGAAAAATGAAAGAATTCAAACACTCTAGTGAAGAACTATTAGATGCCCATATGAAGCAATTAATCTTGTTTAGCATATATAGACCGTACATGTATTTTATGTATGTCTTGGGGTTAGTCATTGTTCTTGGCTATGGGGGGATGAAGGTAATTAAGGGAGAAATGTCAATTGGAACGCTCATAATCTTCATTCAATATATTTCAATCTTTTTTGAACCTATCCAACAGCTTGCGGAGCAATTTGATATTTTGCAATCGGCTATGGCCTCGGCAGAAAAAATATTTTCTCTACTTGATGAAGAGGCGGATGTGAGGGATGAGGATGATTTAATTGAGCTTGAGGAAGTACGTGGTGAAATAGAATTTAAGAATGTATGGTTTGCTTATGATAATGAAGATTGGGTATTAAAGGATGTATCCTTTACTGTAAAATCGGGAGAAACAGTTGCATTTGTTGGTGCCACTGGAGCGGGAAAGACATCTATATTGAATCTCATTAGTAGATATTATGATATTCAAAAGGGTGATATCTTATTGGATGGATTATCAATTCGAAAAATAAAGGTTCGCAATCTAAGAGCGCACATTGGTCAAATGCTACAAGATGTTTTCTTATTCACAGGTAGTATCAAGAGCAATATTCGCTTAAAGGATGAAAGTATCTCAGACGAACAAATTGTAGAAGCTTCAACTTATGTTAACGCAAGTCAATTTATTGATAAGTTGCCAAGGAAATACGACGAAAAAGTATATGAAAGAGGAGCGACCTTCTCAGCAGGGCAACGTCAACTATTATCCTTTGCAAGAACCTTGGCTTACAATCCTTCAGTACTGATTTTAGATGAAGCCACATCAAATATTGATACCGAAACAGAAGGGCTTATTCAAGATGCTTTGATAAAGTTAATGGAAGGCAGAACCACCTTGGTAGTTGCACATAGATTGTCAACAATACAACATGCTGATAAAATAATTGTGCTTCATAAGGGTAAGATTAAAGAGGTTGGTAATCATCAAGAATTATTGGCTAAGAAAGGAATTTACTATAGTTTGTATCAGTTGCAATATCAAGAGATTAGTTAG
- a CDS encoding ABC transporter ATP-binding protein, which produces MKTSKKNRKPWLLTKYFLKFKWHYFIGFLAVVIVDYIQLQIPLLTGQISDGLQGGNYNSSILFGKIVWIVLIGLSIAIFRYIWRYYLFGTSRKIEGELRNDFFNHLEKLSLKFYNENKIGDLMAYATNDIGAIRMMVGPGVLMGLDVVLLTSLVLYQMITKISIELTFAAIIPLPIIAIGSLVFGKHMRARFKEKQEAFAFMSDIVQESISGIRVIKAFVQEGKEMIAFNRINKNNYDKNIRVVKLHAIMFPLAMMISGLSIAVVLGYGGYLAILGKISLGELVAFIQYLLILVWPMIAFGWCLNIMSQGSASLSRLEELLAIAPEVFDDKTVKSIEKIKGKIEFRNLTFQYPGAKTEELKNISLTVNEGETLGIIGRTGSGKTTMINLLLRLHNPPRDSIFIDGIDVMEIPLKVLRGAFGYVPQDNFLFSDTIGRNVAFSSEQLSQLEIEEAAKHANVHKDIIEFVNGYETIVGERGVTLSGGQKQRLSIARALIKKPPILILDDAVSAVDTNTEEEIMSHLKLDRENKTTIIIAHRISTLQNANHIIVVDEGRIIEQGTHEELVELNGLYYDMVQKQRLEKELLDQE; this is translated from the coding sequence ATGAAGACTAGTAAAAAAAACAGGAAGCCTTGGCTATTAACGAAGTATTTTCTTAAATTCAAATGGCATTATTTCATAGGCTTTTTGGCAGTTGTTATTGTTGATTATATTCAACTACAAATTCCGTTGCTAACAGGTCAGATTTCTGACGGTCTTCAAGGTGGTAATTATAATAGCTCTATCCTTTTTGGAAAAATCGTATGGATTGTATTGATTGGTTTATCCATAGCAATTTTTCGATATATATGGAGATATTATCTTTTTGGAACTAGCAGGAAAATTGAAGGTGAGCTTAGAAATGATTTTTTCAATCACTTAGAAAAGCTTTCCTTGAAGTTTTATAATGAAAATAAGATAGGCGATCTAATGGCATATGCCACGAATGATATTGGCGCGATTAGAATGATGGTTGGTCCAGGGGTGTTAATGGGTTTGGATGTTGTACTATTAACTTCATTAGTGCTATATCAGATGATTACTAAAATAAGCATTGAATTGACCTTCGCAGCGATAATACCGCTACCCATTATTGCCATTGGAAGTCTTGTTTTTGGTAAACATATGAGAGCAAGGTTTAAAGAAAAGCAAGAAGCCTTTGCATTTATGTCGGATATTGTTCAAGAAAGTATTTCGGGTATACGTGTGATAAAAGCGTTTGTACAAGAAGGTAAAGAGATGATTGCCTTTAATCGAATTAACAAAAATAATTACGACAAAAATATCAGGGTTGTAAAGCTACATGCCATCATGTTTCCTTTAGCGATGATGATCTCTGGATTAAGCATTGCAGTGGTTTTAGGATATGGGGGTTACCTAGCTATTTTAGGTAAGATTTCGTTAGGTGAATTGGTTGCTTTTATTCAATATCTATTAATTCTTGTTTGGCCAATGATTGCTTTTGGTTGGTGTTTAAATATTATGTCTCAAGGCTCGGCTTCATTGAGTAGACTTGAAGAGCTTTTAGCTATCGCACCTGAAGTATTTGATGATAAAACAGTAAAAAGCATCGAAAAAATAAAAGGCAAAATTGAGTTTAGAAATTTAACCTTTCAATATCCAGGAGCCAAAACAGAAGAACTTAAAAATATTTCATTAACAGTGAATGAAGGAGAAACCTTAGGTATTATTGGTAGAACAGGCAGTGGAAAAACCACGATGATCAATTTGCTCCTAAGGCTGCATAATCCGCCGAGAGATTCGATTTTTATAGATGGAATTGATGTTATGGAAATTCCTTTGAAAGTATTAAGGGGTGCATTTGGGTATGTGCCACAAGATAATTTTTTGTTTTCAGATACGATTGGAAGGAATGTTGCATTTAGCTCTGAGCAGCTAAGTCAGCTTGAAATTGAAGAGGCTGCCAAGCATGCAAATGTTCATAAGGATATTATAGAATTTGTTAATGGATATGAGACGATTGTAGGTGAAAGAGGAGTAACCCTTTCTGGAGGGCAGAAGCAGAGACTTTCAATTGCAAGGGCTCTTATCAAAAAACCACCAATACTCATTTTAGATGACGCGGTATCAGCTGTTGATACAAATACCGAGGAAGAGATTATGAGTCACCTTAAATTGGATAGAGAAAATAAGACTACAATTATAATTGCACATAGAATCTCGACATTACAAAATGCAAACCATATTATAGTTGTTGACGAAGGTAGAATTATTGAACAAGGTACACATGAGGAGCTTGTTGAATTGAATGGTCTATATTATGATATGGTCCAGAAGCAACGTCTAGAAAAGGAATTATTAGATCAAGAGTAG